The Klebsiella sp. RHBSTW-00484 genome includes a window with the following:
- a CDS encoding NAD(P)H-dependent oxidoreductase, translating to MHALIVVSHPLNTSLTHSVATAIAQGVAESNPHNTAELADLTQEGFNPVFAAPDIAAFLQTDVTPADVIAEQARIDNADALVLVFPIYWWSMPGLLKGWIDRVFSNGWAYEETADGNVVKKLGHLRVHLVALGAANQKTYDKHGFTDAFNAQISHGIFDYCGATVVSSQMMLLPELETAEAHLEAGHQLGRTMFS from the coding sequence ATGCATGCATTAATCGTGGTTTCTCACCCCCTCAACACTTCTTTGACGCATAGCGTCGCCACGGCGATTGCCCAAGGGGTCGCTGAATCTAACCCGCACAATACTGCTGAACTCGCTGATTTAACTCAGGAAGGTTTTAACCCCGTTTTTGCTGCGCCGGATATCGCAGCTTTCCTGCAAACCGACGTCACGCCGGCAGATGTGATTGCTGAACAGGCCCGGATCGACAACGCCGATGCGCTGGTGCTGGTTTTCCCTATTTATTGGTGGTCGATGCCAGGGCTGCTAAAAGGATGGATCGATCGCGTGTTCTCAAATGGCTGGGCTTATGAGGAGACCGCCGATGGTAACGTAGTGAAGAAGCTGGGCCACCTGCGGGTGCATCTGGTTGCCTTAGGCGCAGCGAATCAGAAAACGTATGATAAGCATGGGTTTACGGATGCGTTTAATGCACAAATCTCCCATGGAATTTTTGACTATTGCGGAGCTACGGTGGTGAGTTCTCAGATGATGTTGTTGCCGGAACTGGAAACGGCGGAAGCTCATCTGGAAGCGGGGCATCAGCTTGGAAGGACGATGTTTAGCTGA
- the cbpA gene encoding curved DNA-binding protein — translation MELKDYYAILGVQPTDDLKTIKTAYRRLARKYHPDVSKETEAEAKFKDLAEAWEVLKDDQRRAEYDQIWQHRNDPQFGRQQQHSHEQSYSQQDFDDIFSTMFGQQAHHSRRQHGVRGHDLEIEVAVFLEETLAEQTRTISYKLPVYNVFGMVESETPKTLNVKIPAGVVDGQRIRLKGQGTPGENGGPNGDLWLVIHIAPHPLFDVVGHNLEIVLPLSPWEAALGTKVTIPTLKESILLTIPPGSQAGQRLRVKGKGLVSKTTTGDLYAVIKIVMPPKPDEKSRELWQQLADAQASFEPRKTWGKA, via the coding sequence ATGGAATTAAAGGATTATTATGCCATTTTAGGGGTTCAGCCAACGGACGATCTGAAAACCATCAAGACCGCCTATCGCCGTCTGGCACGCAAATATCACCCCGATGTCAGCAAAGAAACCGAGGCCGAAGCCAAATTCAAAGACCTCGCCGAAGCCTGGGAAGTGCTCAAAGACGACCAGCGCCGCGCCGAATATGACCAAATCTGGCAGCACCGCAACGATCCGCAGTTTGGTCGTCAGCAGCAACACTCCCACGAGCAGAGCTACAGCCAGCAGGACTTCGACGATATTTTCTCAACCATGTTTGGCCAGCAGGCACACCACAGCCGCCGCCAGCACGGCGTCCGGGGGCACGATTTAGAGATCGAAGTCGCGGTATTCCTCGAAGAGACTCTGGCCGAGCAGACGCGCACCATCAGCTATAAGCTGCCGGTTTATAACGTCTTTGGCATGGTTGAAAGCGAAACGCCGAAAACACTGAACGTGAAAATTCCTGCGGGCGTGGTTGACGGTCAACGCATCCGCCTCAAAGGCCAGGGCACCCCCGGCGAAAATGGCGGCCCGAACGGCGACCTGTGGCTGGTGATTCATATCGCTCCGCATCCACTATTTGATGTCGTCGGCCATAATCTTGAAATCGTCCTGCCGCTGTCGCCGTGGGAAGCTGCGTTAGGTACCAAAGTCACCATCCCGACGCTGAAAGAGAGCATTCTGCTGACTATCCCACCGGGCAGCCAGGCCGGGCAGCGCCTGCGCGTGAAAGGTAAAGGGCTGGTCAGTAAAACCACCACCGGCGATCTGTATGCGGTGATTAAAATCGTTATGCCGCCAAAACCAGATGAGAAGAGCCGCGAACTCTGGCAGCAGCTGGCCGATGCGCAAGCCAGCTTCGAGCCGCGTAAGACATGGGGGAAAGCCTGA
- a CDS encoding TetR/AcrR family transcriptional regulator, translating to MSEPLVRQRLSREERHKQLVDVAWHIIREEGTEALTLGYLATQAGVTKPVVYDHFDSRSGLFATLYTEYDQRQTVKMDEILRNTEPDAEKLASAIANAYIECVLHQGREMPSVMAALAGTPELEKIKQECIATFTAKCRQYFSPLCGSDNLSKAAILAMLGSADGLAAAVVNGVITEQQAKDELFQVIMSMLQRCCRG from the coding sequence ATGTCTGAACCACTCGTACGGCAGCGTTTATCGCGAGAAGAGCGGCACAAGCAACTGGTTGATGTCGCCTGGCATATTATTCGTGAAGAAGGGACCGAAGCCCTGACGCTAGGCTACCTGGCGACACAGGCGGGCGTCACCAAACCGGTGGTTTACGATCATTTTGACAGCCGTTCGGGACTTTTCGCCACACTTTATACCGAGTACGACCAACGCCAGACGGTGAAGATGGATGAGATATTGCGCAACACCGAGCCTGATGCGGAAAAACTGGCCTCGGCGATAGCCAACGCTTACATCGAGTGCGTGTTACATCAGGGACGGGAAATGCCGAGCGTGATGGCCGCGCTGGCCGGGACGCCTGAGCTGGAGAAGATCAAACAAGAGTGCATCGCCACATTTACCGCAAAATGCCGGCAATACTTTTCACCGCTTTGTGGGAGCGATAATCTCAGCAAGGCCGCCATTCTTGCCATGCTCGGCTCCGCTGACGGGCTAGCGGCCGCGGTAGTGAACGGCGTCATCACAGAACAACAGGCTAAAGATGAGCTATTTCAGGTGATTATGTCGATGTTGCAGCGCTGCTGCCGTGGTTAA
- a CDS encoding plasmid mobilization protein, whose translation MDTDRKRGRKGLNHAERRDISIQFRLNKAEFDYLKELVEASGLERGHYIRKEILNSEPIVKRKMPDFEQSLFKEIQHQGNNINQIAKKLNTNEDFKQSVAAEANFAIKQLMKRILKACEVYTV comes from the coding sequence ATGGATACAGATAGAAAAAGAGGCCGCAAGGGTTTAAATCACGCAGAACGTAGAGATATATCTATACAGTTTAGATTAAACAAAGCAGAGTTTGACTATTTAAAAGAACTTGTGGAAGCCTCCGGCCTTGAAAGAGGCCATTACATTAGAAAAGAGATTTTAAACTCTGAACCTATTGTTAAAAGAAAAATGCCGGATTTTGAACAATCCTTGTTTAAGGAAATACAGCATCAAGGTAATAATATAAATCAGATTGCTAAAAAACTAAATACCAACGAAGACTTTAAACAATCTGTAGCCGCAGAAGCTAACTTTGCTATAAAGCAACTTATGAAAAGAATATTAAAGGCTTGTGAGGTTTATACTGTATGA
- the cbpM gene encoding chaperone modulator CbpM: MAKITVTFTITEFCLHTSVSEEELNEIVGLGMIEPRQPQRENWLFDDSAVTLVHRALRLRQELELDWPGIAVALTLLDENARLSRENQILQHRLARFLTHS; this comes from the coding sequence ATGGCTAAGATAACAGTGACGTTCACGATTACCGAGTTTTGTCTCCACACCAGCGTTTCCGAAGAGGAGCTGAACGAAATCGTCGGCCTCGGCATGATTGAACCACGCCAGCCGCAGCGGGAAAACTGGCTGTTTGATGATAGCGCGGTGACGCTCGTTCACCGCGCCCTACGCCTGCGACAGGAGCTGGAACTGGACTGGCCGGGCATCGCCGTCGCCTTAACGCTGCTGGATGAGAACGCGCGCCTGAGCCGCGAAAATCAAATCCTGCAGCATCGGCTGGCGCGCTTTCTGACGCACAGTTAA
- a CDS encoding alpha-glucosidase/alpha-galactosidase: MSAPKITFIGAGSTVFVKNILGDVFQRPALKSAHIALMDRDATRLEESHTVVRKLMDSLGADGEISCYRDQKAALQDADFVVVAFQIGGYQPCTVTDFEVCKLHGLEQTIADTLGPGGIMRALRTIPHLWRICDDMTEVCPNATMLNYVNPMAMNTWAMYARYPHIKQVGLCHSVQGTAEELAHDLDLDPADLRYRCAGINHMAFYLSLEKKLGDGSYVSIYPEMLQAFAEGRAPKHREDSRCQNIVRYEMFKKLGYFVTESSEHFAEYTPWFIKPGREDLIERYQIPLDEYPKRCVEQVANWHKELELYKTSERIEVKPSREYASTIMNAIWTGEPSVVYGNVRNDNLIDNLPQGCCVEVACLVDANGIQPTKVGKLPAHLAAMMQTNINVQTLLTEAILTENRDYVYYATMMDPHTAAVLGIEEIYALVDDLIDSHGDWLPAWVRG, translated from the coding sequence ATGTCTGCCCCAAAAATTACCTTTATCGGTGCCGGTTCGACGGTGTTCGTCAAAAATATTCTTGGTGATGTTTTTCAACGTCCGGCTCTGAAATCGGCGCATATCGCCCTGATGGATCGGGATGCGACCCGTCTGGAAGAGTCACATACTGTGGTGCGTAAACTGATGGATTCACTCGGTGCTGACGGCGAAATCAGCTGCTATCGCGACCAGAAAGCGGCGCTACAGGATGCGGATTTCGTGGTGGTGGCCTTCCAGATCGGCGGCTATCAGCCCTGCACGGTGACCGATTTTGAAGTCTGTAAGCTGCATGGCCTGGAGCAAACCATTGCCGATACCCTTGGCCCGGGTGGGATCATGCGCGCGCTGCGTACCATTCCGCATCTGTGGCGCATTTGCGACGACATGACTGAAGTTTGCCCGAACGCCACGATGCTTAACTACGTCAACCCGATGGCGATGAATACCTGGGCGATGTATGCCCGCTATCCACATATTAAGCAGGTTGGGCTGTGTCATTCGGTGCAGGGGACGGCGGAGGAGCTGGCCCACGATCTGGACCTCGACCCGGCGGATTTACGCTACCGCTGCGCCGGTATCAACCATATGGCTTTTTACCTGTCGCTGGAGAAAAAGCTTGGTGACGGCAGCTACGTCAGTATTTATCCGGAGATGTTGCAGGCGTTTGCTGAGGGCCGCGCGCCGAAGCACCGCGAGGATTCGCGCTGCCAGAATATCGTGCGCTACGAGATGTTCAAAAAGCTCGGCTACTTCGTGACGGAATCCTCCGAGCACTTCGCGGAATACACGCCGTGGTTTATCAAGCCGGGGCGTGAGGACCTTATCGAGCGTTATCAGATACCGCTGGACGAATACCCGAAACGTTGCGTGGAGCAAGTGGCAAACTGGCACAAGGAGCTGGAGCTGTATAAAACCAGCGAGCGTATTGAGGTGAAGCCGTCGCGCGAATACGCCAGCACCATTATGAACGCCATCTGGACCGGTGAGCCGAGCGTGGTGTACGGCAACGTGCGCAACGATAATCTTATCGACAATCTGCCGCAGGGGTGCTGCGTGGAAGTGGCCTGTCTGGTGGATGCTAACGGCATTCAGCCGACCAAAGTGGGCAAGCTGCCCGCCCATCTGGCGGCGATGATGCAAACCAATATCAACGTTCAGACCCTGCTGACGGAGGCGATCCTCACCGAGAACCGTGACTACGTCTATTACGCGACCATGATGGACCCGCATACGGCGGCGGTGCTAGGTATTGAAGAGATTTACGCCCTGGTAGATGACCTGATTGACAGCCACGGCGACTGGCTGCCGGCGTGGGTGCGTGGTTAA
- a CDS encoding helix-turn-helix transcriptional regulator, giving the protein MKEKTKLIRISEVIDRTGFCRAWIYRLIKNNSFPAPVKTGERSIAFIESEIDAWIDEKIFYSRNQAA; this is encoded by the coding sequence ATGAAAGAAAAAACAAAACTAATCCGTATCTCTGAGGTAATCGATCGCACAGGATTTTGCAGAGCTTGGATTTATCGACTGATTAAAAATAATAGTTTCCCGGCTCCCGTAAAAACAGGTGAACGATCTATCGCATTTATTGAAAGTGAAATCGATGCGTGGATTGATGAAAAGATTTTTTATTCACGTAATCAGGCTGCGTAA
- the melR gene encoding transcriptional regulator MelR, with translation MIDKSHAAQPADSYMSSSDEHQPRSPLALYSEYQRMDIELRTPYAMTASHWHGQVEVNVPFDGDVEYLINDEVVRIKQGYITLFWACTPHRLTRPGDCKQMAIFNLPMHLFLSWPLDRELINHVTHGMVVKSLAAQQLSVFEIQRWQQELNSDNEQIRQLAIDEIALMLKRLSLSGWQPILVNKTSRTHKNSVSRHAQFYVSQMLEYIAAHYDQALTVDDVAEHVKLNANYAMGIFQRVMQQTMKQYITTMRINHVRALLSDTDKTILDIALAAGFRSSSRFYSTFNKYVGMPPQQYRKLSQQRRHSLPPAEA, from the coding sequence ATGATTGATAAATCCCACGCGGCGCAGCCTGCCGACTCCTATATGAGCAGTAGCGATGAGCATCAGCCCCGCAGCCCGCTGGCGCTCTACTCTGAATATCAGCGGATGGATATCGAACTGCGCACGCCTTATGCGATGACTGCCAGCCACTGGCACGGTCAGGTGGAGGTGAACGTACCCTTCGATGGCGATGTGGAATATCTGATCAACGATGAAGTGGTACGCATTAAGCAGGGCTATATCACGTTGTTCTGGGCCTGTACGCCTCATCGGCTGACCCGCCCCGGCGACTGCAAACAGATGGCTATCTTTAACCTGCCGATGCATCTGTTTTTGTCCTGGCCGCTGGACCGGGAGCTTATCAACCACGTCACGCACGGGATGGTGGTGAAATCGCTGGCCGCCCAACAGTTGAGCGTGTTTGAAATCCAGCGCTGGCAGCAGGAGCTGAATAGCGACAATGAACAAATCCGCCAGCTAGCCATTGATGAGATTGCCCTGATGCTCAAGCGTCTGAGCCTCTCCGGTTGGCAGCCGATTCTGGTGAACAAAACCTCGCGTACACACAAGAACAGCGTTTCGCGCCATGCTCAGTTTTACGTTAGCCAGATGCTGGAATATATCGCCGCCCATTACGATCAGGCGCTCACCGTTGACGACGTCGCCGAACATGTGAAGCTGAATGCCAACTACGCGATGGGGATTTTTCAGCGGGTGATGCAGCAGACCATGAAGCAGTACATTACGACGATGCGCATTAATCACGTTCGCGCTCTGCTCAGCGACACCGATAAAACCATCCTTGATATTGCCCTGGCCGCCGGTTTTCGCTCCAGCAGCCGCTTCTACAGCACCTTTAACAAGTATGTCGGCATGCCGCCGCAGCAGTATCGCAAGCTGAGCCAACAGCGTCGCCACAGCCTGCCGCCCGCAGAGGCATAA
- a CDS encoding TerC family protein has protein sequence MNEFFSQWDVAVILLQIIAIDLLLGGDNAVVIAMACRKLPPHQRTKAIIVGTFGAIVARVLLLAVAIYLLSLPWLKVVGALMLLWIGIKLVTNQEEESEVSSSSSLWRTAVTITVADVIMSLDNVLAVAAAGKGHLGLVALGVLISIPIIVAGSKLVLAILNRFPSVVMLGGALIGWIAGSMMVTDVTIVHLFPNAPAALTLISGAIGAALVLLEGLRRNRRPSAE, from the coding sequence ATGAACGAGTTTTTCAGTCAGTGGGACGTGGCGGTTATTCTGCTGCAAATTATTGCTATCGACCTGCTATTAGGCGGCGACAACGCGGTGGTGATCGCGATGGCCTGCCGTAAGCTGCCGCCACATCAGCGAACCAAAGCCATTATTGTCGGCACCTTCGGCGCGATAGTCGCGCGAGTGCTGCTGCTGGCAGTGGCTATCTATTTGCTCTCGTTACCGTGGTTAAAAGTGGTCGGTGCGCTGATGCTGCTGTGGATTGGCATCAAGCTGGTCACTAACCAGGAAGAAGAGAGCGAAGTCAGCAGCTCCAGCAGCCTGTGGCGCACCGCGGTCACCATTACCGTCGCCGATGTGATTATGTCGCTGGATAACGTACTGGCGGTTGCCGCAGCCGGGAAAGGCCACCTGGGGCTGGTCGCGTTGGGTGTACTGATCAGCATCCCGATTATCGTCGCAGGCAGTAAACTGGTGCTGGCGATCCTTAACCGCTTCCCGTCCGTGGTGATGCTGGGCGGCGCGCTGATTGGCTGGATTGCCGGTTCGATGATGGTGACCGACGTGACCATCGTACATCTGTTCCCCAACGCGCCCGCGGCTCTCACTTTGATTAGCGGTGCCATCGGCGCCGCTCTGGTGCTGCTGGAAGGGTTGCGCAGAAACCGCAGGCCCTCCGCCGAATAG
- a CDS encoding DsbA family protein, whose amino-acid sequence MPGHKNLLTLAFIGAALLPVMANAADAPTFTPEQEARIGKIAAEYLVAHPEVLLQASQKLQQIQEQQQASAATQAVLKNAAALTQDKNTPTYGPKEGKVTVIEFFDYQCVYCSRLAPVMEQVIKENPQTRFAFKEWPIFGSRWETSLEAAKTGLQIYQQKGAEAYLTYHNGIYSTGHNEGKLTAADIQQQAKKVNFDAKKATDVGAVLDGTNQLAQEIGLSGTPGVIVMPTTGATEATITVFPGLADKASLDAAIKKAGG is encoded by the coding sequence ATGCCCGGCCATAAGAATTTACTGACACTCGCCTTTATTGGCGCCGCTCTGCTTCCGGTGATGGCGAATGCCGCTGATGCGCCAACCTTCACGCCCGAACAGGAAGCCCGTATTGGCAAAATTGCCGCAGAATATTTAGTCGCGCATCCTGAAGTGCTATTGCAGGCCAGCCAGAAGCTGCAACAGATTCAGGAGCAGCAGCAGGCCAGCGCCGCAACTCAGGCGGTACTGAAGAACGCCGCCGCACTGACTCAGGATAAAAATACGCCGACCTATGGCCCTAAAGAGGGCAAAGTGACGGTCATTGAGTTCTTTGATTATCAATGCGTTTACTGCAGTCGTCTGGCGCCGGTTATGGAGCAGGTGATCAAAGAGAATCCGCAAACCCGCTTCGCTTTCAAAGAGTGGCCTATTTTCGGCAGCCGTTGGGAAACCTCTCTGGAAGCGGCGAAAACCGGCCTGCAGATTTACCAGCAGAAGGGCGCAGAGGCCTATCTGACCTACCACAACGGGATCTATTCCACCGGGCATAACGAAGGCAAGCTGACGGCTGCCGACATCCAGCAGCAGGCGAAGAAAGTGAATTTCGACGCGAAAAAAGCGACGGATGTTGGAGCGGTGCTGGATGGCACGAATCAACTGGCGCAGGAAATCGGCCTGAGCGGCACGCCCGGGGTTATCGTGATGCCAACAACGGGTGCCACGGAAGCGACGATTACCGTGTTCCCAGGACTGGCGGATAAAGCCTCGCTGGATGCGGCGATTAAGAAAGCAGGCGGCTGA